A window from Acidobacteriota bacterium encodes these proteins:
- the hflC gene encoding protease modulator HflC — protein sequence MKRNIIVLIALLLAALFAYGSFFTVNEGTSVILTQWGKPVRNLEAAGLYAKWPWQKVNAFDKRINCFEAQTLQLLLKDKNPIVATCYVAWKLHDPKLFFQSLNNVDNARLKLGDMVNSQLGIIVSDYEIDKIINTVPEQVKLGEIYSRLQAESDTRARQKYGIEITEVGMKKILYPALVSNAVYQRMKAERTKEAVKYIAEGEEEATRIRANTDREVKEVLATAYKEAEEIRGEGDRQALKIYADAYSKDPEFFKFTKSLQVYSEIMDKNTTLVLSTDSELFEYLNSRKLVR from the coding sequence ATGAAAAGAAACATCATCGTTCTCATAGCGTTGCTGCTGGCCGCCCTTTTCGCCTACGGGTCGTTCTTCACCGTCAACGAGGGGACGAGCGTCATCCTCACCCAGTGGGGGAAGCCGGTCAGGAACCTGGAGGCGGCCGGACTCTATGCCAAGTGGCCCTGGCAGAAGGTGAACGCGTTCGACAAGCGGATCAACTGTTTCGAAGCCCAGACCCTGCAGCTGCTGCTGAAGGACAAGAATCCGATCGTCGCCACCTGTTACGTGGCCTGGAAACTGCACGACCCGAAGCTCTTCTTCCAGTCGCTCAACAACGTCGACAACGCCCGGCTGAAGCTGGGGGACATGGTGAATTCCCAGCTCGGCATCATCGTCAGCGACTACGAGATCGACAAGATCATCAACACCGTGCCCGAACAGGTCAAACTGGGGGAAATCTACAGCCGCCTGCAGGCGGAGTCGGACACGCGCGCGCGGCAGAAGTACGGGATCGAGATCACCGAGGTCGGCATGAAGAAGATCCTCTACCCCGCCCTCGTCAGCAACGCGGTCTACCAGAGGATGAAGGCGGAAAGAACCAAGGAGGCGGTGAAGTACATCGCCGAAGGGGAGGAGGAGGCGACCAGGATCCGGGCCAACACCGACCGGGAGGTCAAGGAGGTGCTGGCCACGGCCTACAAGGAGGCGGAGGAGATCCGGGGGGAGGGGGACCGGCAGGCGCTGAAGATCTACGCCGACGCCTACAGCAAGGACCCGGAGTTCTTCAAGTTCACGAAATCGCTGCAGGTCTATTCCGAGATCATGGACAAGAACACCACCCTGGTTCTTTCGACCGATTCCGAGCTCTTCGAATACCTGAACTCGAGAAAGCTGGTCCGCTGA
- a CDS encoding protease modulator HflK family protein — MNTKIRTSLIAISITLGLTLLKFLFYFLSGSIAVLSEAWHSFSDITTSVLVLFALWRSASLARRPPQPAAEGGRADGPARPLGFWRFMGRLFGEQIESTSSLLIGVFLTFISVSLILNAWSTKIVLIQRPLLTGILFLILSAGSYFLFRFLSDVGRAENSAALISDGLHSKGDMACSSLAGLSLILYHFGINIDRWVSLAIALLILSFGVEILFNVFAHLYGKRRDFRMRYRFLEILGIGFEKETYLRLFRWIDRKYSVDILRSTLVRYARLSLRYSGYALAGAALLALLYDMRFQLEMDEQAVVERFGKPRTTEPLGPGLHFKLPRPIDRVRVVQTGRIQELFLGNVSQEEERPLIWGNEHGEEVHFLSGDNNFLNPYITLHYRIRNLYAYFYNIENPTVLMENISYKILQDLFTAKPFYDIAITYRREMESAVATALQQRLDALDTGIEVVAVNVKDIHPPVMISDSFENVIASYQKKEETINLALEYRNTEIPASRGEAYTNVSDARAYVQEEVLKSQAAVAGFRAKWSAYRSHKPVIRQVLYFTSIVTALGEREKILVDPRTGELDLYLTSGAAAPLPGPGGTEE; from the coding sequence ATGAACACCAAGATCCGGACCTCGCTGATCGCGATTTCCATCACGCTCGGCCTCACGCTGCTCAAGTTCCTTTTCTATTTCCTGTCGGGAAGCATCGCGGTCCTGTCGGAAGCGTGGCACAGCTTCAGCGACATCACCACGTCGGTGCTGGTTCTCTTCGCCCTCTGGAGGAGTGCGTCCCTGGCCCGGCGCCCCCCCCAGCCCGCCGCCGAAGGCGGGCGGGCCGACGGGCCGGCGCGCCCCCTTGGTTTTTGGCGATTCATGGGCCGGCTCTTCGGCGAACAGATCGAGAGCACCAGTTCCCTCCTGATCGGCGTCTTCCTCACCTTCATCTCCGTCTCCCTGATCCTCAACGCCTGGTCCACGAAGATCGTCCTCATCCAGCGGCCGCTGCTGACCGGGATCCTGTTTTTGATCCTTTCGGCCGGCTCCTATTTTCTTTTCAGGTTTCTTTCGGACGTGGGGCGCGCCGAGAACTCCGCGGCCCTGATCTCCGACGGGCTGCATTCCAAGGGGGACATGGCATGCTCCTCCCTGGCCGGCCTGTCGCTCATCCTCTACCATTTCGGCATCAACATCGACCGCTGGGTGAGCCTCGCCATCGCGCTGCTGATCCTCTCTTTCGGGGTGGAAATCCTCTTCAACGTCTTCGCCCACCTCTACGGGAAGCGCCGGGACTTCCGGATGCGCTACCGCTTCCTCGAGATCCTGGGCATCGGGTTCGAAAAAGAGACCTATCTCCGCCTCTTCCGGTGGATCGACCGGAAATACAGCGTCGACATCCTCAGGTCGACCCTGGTCCGGTACGCCCGCCTGTCGCTCCGGTACTCAGGCTACGCCCTCGCCGGCGCCGCCCTGCTGGCCCTCCTGTACGACATGCGCTTCCAGCTCGAGATGGACGAGCAGGCCGTCGTCGAACGGTTCGGAAAACCCCGGACGACGGAGCCGCTCGGGCCGGGCCTCCATTTCAAGCTGCCGCGGCCCATCGACCGGGTCCGGGTGGTCCAGACCGGCCGGATCCAGGAGCTGTTCCTCGGGAACGTGTCCCAGGAGGAAGAGCGGCCCCTGATCTGGGGAAACGAGCACGGCGAGGAGGTCCACTTCCTCTCGGGCGACAACAACTTCCTCAACCCCTACATCACCCTCCACTACCGGATCCGGAACCTGTACGCCTATTTCTACAACATCGAGAATCCGACGGTGCTGATGGAAAACATCTCCTACAAGATCCTGCAGGATCTCTTCACCGCCAAGCCCTTCTACGACATCGCCATCACCTACCGCCGGGAAATGGAATCGGCCGTGGCCACCGCCCTGCAGCAGAGACTCGACGCTCTCGATACCGGAATCGAGGTGGTCGCGGTCAACGTCAAGGACATTCACCCGCCGGTCATGATCTCCGACTCCTTTGAAAACGTGATCGCCTCCTACCAGAAGAAGGAGGAAACGATCAACCTCGCCCTGGAATACCGGAACACCGAAATCCCCGCCTCCCGGGGGGAGGCCTACACCAACGTCAGCGACGCCCGGGCCTACGTCCAGGAAGAGGTGCTCAAGTCGCAGGCCGCGGTGGCCGGCTTCAGGGCGAAGTGGAGCGCCTACCGCAGCCACAAGCCCGTCATCCGCCAGGTGCTCTATTTCACCAGCATCGTGACCGCCCTCGGGGAGCGGGAAAAGATCCTCGTGGACCCCCGTACCGGGGAGCTGGATCTCTACCTGACTTCGGGGGCCGCCGCCCCCCTTCCCGGACCGGGCGGCACAGAGGAATGA
- the hflK gene encoding FtsH protease activity modulator HflK, with translation MEKTTLQHLESTARALLRHYALGIGALLAVIYLGSGFYKISESEIGVVQRFGKVIDGSVGPGAHYRIPWPVDRVTKVPVRTTHTLEITDLSLKQSPAAARPQATQPLSAYCITGDNNIVFIDFLIRYNIVEPVKYLFILNSGEDYLRHIASAAAVQSLATKTVDDILTVGKKSVEVYLKEEIQKRLDLHDTGLGVGAIEIGDVSPHRGVRTFFERVINAQIQQREVVNNAESYANENLPRAKGEASRILEEAEAYKFDVVSRAEGDADRFKKQYDEYRKAKTVTRQRLYLDFIQRKFPELKKIILVDNSGRQRVLNLRMLSN, from the coding sequence ATGGAAAAGACGACGCTCCAGCACCTGGAATCGACGGCACGTGCGCTGCTGCGCCATTACGCCCTGGGGATAGGCGCCCTGCTGGCCGTCATCTACCTCGGCTCGGGGTTTTACAAGATTTCGGAAAGCGAGATCGGGGTGGTGCAGCGCTTCGGGAAGGTGATCGACGGCAGCGTGGGGCCCGGCGCCCATTACCGGATCCCCTGGCCCGTCGACAGGGTCACCAAGGTGCCGGTCAGGACGACGCACACCCTGGAAATCACCGACCTGTCCCTCAAGCAGAGTCCGGCCGCCGCCCGCCCCCAGGCGACGCAGCCCCTCTCGGCCTACTGCATCACCGGGGACAACAACATCGTCTTCATCGACTTCCTGATCCGCTACAACATCGTGGAACCGGTCAAGTACCTCTTCATCCTCAACAGCGGCGAGGACTACCTCAGGCACATCGCCTCGGCCGCCGCCGTCCAGAGCCTGGCCACCAAAACGGTGGACGACATCCTCACGGTGGGCAAAAAGAGCGTGGAGGTCTACCTGAAGGAGGAAATCCAGAAGCGGCTCGACCTGCACGACACCGGCCTGGGGGTCGGCGCCATCGAGATCGGCGACGTCTCCCCCCACCGCGGGGTCCGCACCTTCTTCGAGCGCGTCATCAACGCCCAGATCCAGCAGCGGGAGGTGGTGAACAACGCCGAGTCCTACGCCAATGAAAACCTCCCCAGGGCCAAGGGGGAGGCGAGCCGGATCCTGGAGGAGGCCGAGGCCTACAAGTTCGACGTCGTCAGCCGGGCCGAGGGGGACGCCGACCGCTTCAAGAAGCAGTATGACGAATACCGCAAGGCCAAAACGGTGACCAGGCAGAGGCTCTACCTGGACTTCATCCAGCGGAAATTCCCCGAGCTGAAGAAAATCATCCTCGTCGACAACTCCGGCCGGCAGCGGGTCCTGAACCTGCGCATGCTGTCCAACTGA
- a CDS encoding AAA family ATPase, with translation MIDNRPIQFDPFTLDPANELLWKGEEKVRLRPKTFALLRHLALRPGALVTKTDLLNAVWGECNVGDEALKHCVAEIRRALDDSAEAPRFVETVHRRGYRFIGRTARVGSLRKIGAGGRDRAPAVPAAEAAPAAAAETRRAEDAFVGRGAELATLHRALAEATAGRRQVVFVGGARGMGKTSLVDAFVDSVRPAVAGRQRALRPVVARGQCLRSLGAGEAYMPVLEAVTALGASGHRRAVLPVLRRHAPLWLAQMPALIPAADLARVRRATIDASRQRMLREMAEALEALTADRSLILVLEDLHWSDSATLDLVSYWAQRRGPARLLLVGTYRTGEAADGHPLGEILHELQAHRQCVSIGLGPLGEADMADYLARRFPGHRFPEETAPCLARRTGGHPLFLVKVLEGMCERGLARQQDGHWRLGVPLEEAARLVPPTAGQVIERWLDRCTMEERGLLGAASVEGEAFSASAVAAMLRKKPGRIESRLRDLAARGDFLSAPAPDGTGGNGRFRFTNTLRRDVCYRLLPGETRALYHLRAARHLERSRPDGDGNPAAPLARHYDRAGEPGRALPFYAEAAESALARLAGREALEAAGRGLELLAAVAAPRRAEHEARLRNALGEGLWITRGAGEEEVRRSFERAREIHSGWRPDRGARQGELLSRSLYGLWWYHRVRAEPGQAHELAGRLMGLAGAGGNASLLDRARHALGSSLFDQGEFTAALSHLERSRSPLSRSLLALLQWHLGFPERALEAVAGVLSRARTEPQAGIGIFAGLCKAWIHKERREPQAALDCAEESLRLGRGRRLAESWLAPMESIRGWALARLGQVHHGLEQSRRAFGEAAAAGALGLAPLLLAVFAETCLEAGKAGEGLEAVDRALEIARRTGTHHQDAELYRIRGELLARRIVREGGDRDPAACFERAIRTAHDQGALSIQLRAATSLAVYMRERDGEAGARARLERLYGRFDEGFGTGDLVKARALLGS, from the coding sequence ATGATCGATAACCGGCCGATCCAGTTCGACCCCTTCACCCTCGATCCCGCCAACGAGCTGCTCTGGAAGGGGGAGGAAAAGGTGCGGTTGCGGCCGAAGACCTTCGCCCTGCTCCGCCACCTGGCGCTGCGGCCGGGGGCGCTGGTTACGAAGACCGACCTGCTCAACGCCGTCTGGGGGGAGTGCAACGTCGGGGACGAGGCGCTCAAGCACTGCGTGGCCGAGATCCGCCGCGCCCTGGACGACAGCGCCGAGGCCCCCCGCTTCGTCGAGACGGTGCACCGGCGGGGGTACCGTTTCATCGGCCGGACCGCCAGGGTCGGGAGTCTGCGCAAGATCGGGGCGGGCGGACGCGACCGGGCGCCCGCCGTCCCGGCGGCGGAAGCCGCCCCGGCGGCCGCGGCCGAAACCAGGAGGGCGGAGGACGCTTTCGTGGGGCGGGGGGCCGAGCTTGCCACGCTCCACCGCGCGCTGGCCGAGGCCACGGCGGGCAGGCGGCAGGTGGTCTTCGTCGGCGGGGCCCGGGGGATGGGGAAAACGAGCCTCGTCGACGCTTTCGTCGACAGCGTCCGCCCCGCCGTCGCGGGCAGACAGCGCGCCCTCCGGCCGGTGGTGGCGCGGGGCCAGTGCCTCCGCTCCCTCGGCGCCGGGGAGGCCTACATGCCGGTGCTCGAGGCGGTCACCGCCCTGGGCGCCTCAGGCCACAGGCGCGCGGTCCTGCCCGTCCTGCGCCGCCACGCGCCGCTCTGGCTCGCCCAGATGCCTGCGCTCATCCCCGCGGCCGATCTCGCAAGGGTGCGGCGGGCGACGATCGACGCCTCGCGCCAGCGGATGCTGCGCGAAATGGCCGAGGCGCTGGAGGCGCTGACGGCCGACCGGTCGCTCATCCTGGTGCTGGAGGACCTGCACTGGAGCGACAGCGCCACGCTCGACCTCGTCTCCTACTGGGCCCAGCGCCGCGGCCCGGCCCGGCTCCTGCTCGTGGGCACCTACCGTACGGGCGAGGCCGCCGACGGCCATCCCCTCGGGGAGATCCTCCACGAGCTGCAGGCGCACCGGCAGTGCGTGAGCATCGGTCTCGGCCCCCTGGGGGAGGCGGATATGGCCGATTACCTGGCGCGCCGCTTCCCCGGGCACCGCTTCCCCGAAGAAACGGCCCCCTGCCTGGCCCGGCGCACCGGCGGCCATCCCCTGTTCCTGGTCAAGGTGCTGGAGGGGATGTGCGAGCGCGGCCTCGCCCGGCAGCAGGACGGCCATTGGAGACTCGGTGTTCCGCTCGAGGAGGCGGCGCGTCTCGTCCCCCCGACCGCCGGTCAGGTCATCGAGCGATGGCTCGACCGCTGCACGATGGAGGAGCGGGGGTTGCTCGGGGCCGCGAGCGTCGAGGGGGAGGCGTTCTCGGCCTCCGCCGTGGCGGCCATGCTGCGCAAGAAGCCGGGGAGGATCGAATCCCGGCTCCGGGACCTCGCCGCGCGGGGGGATTTCCTGTCGGCTCCCGCGCCGGACGGCACGGGCGGAAACGGCCGCTTCCGGTTCACGAACACCCTCCGGCGCGACGTCTGCTACCGGCTCCTGCCCGGCGAGACGCGCGCGCTGTATCACCTGAGGGCGGCCCGACACCTCGAACGCTCCCGCCCGGACGGTGACGGGAACCCGGCCGCGCCGCTGGCGCGCCATTACGACCGCGCGGGGGAACCGGGGCGCGCCCTCCCATTTTACGCCGAGGCGGCCGAAAGCGCCCTCGCCCGTCTGGCCGGGCGCGAGGCCCTCGAGGCGGCCGGGCGCGGCCTCGAGCTGCTGGCGGCCGTCGCCGCCCCCCGCCGCGCCGAGCACGAGGCGCGCCTCCGTAACGCCCTGGGGGAAGGGCTGTGGATCACCCGCGGCGCCGGGGAGGAGGAGGTGCGCCGCTCCTTCGAGCGGGCGCGCGAAATCCATTCCGGGTGGCGCCCGGACCGGGGGGCGCGGCAGGGGGAGCTCCTCTCCCGCTCGCTCTACGGCCTCTGGTGGTATCACCGGGTGCGGGCCGAACCGGGACAGGCGCACGAGCTGGCGGGACGCCTGATGGGTCTCGCCGGAGCCGGGGGAAACGCCTCCCTCCTCGACCGCGCCCGCCACGCGCTCGGGTCGAGCCTCTTCGATCAAGGCGAATTCACCGCGGCCCTCTCGCACCTGGAGCGGAGCCGGAGCCCGCTCAGCCGCTCCCTGCTTGCCCTCCTGCAGTGGCACCTGGGCTTCCCCGAAAGGGCGCTCGAGGCGGTCGCCGGGGTTCTCTCCCGGGCGCGCACGGAGCCGCAGGCGGGGATCGGCATCTTCGCCGGTCTCTGCAAGGCGTGGATTCACAAGGAGCGCCGGGAGCCGCAGGCGGCCCTCGACTGCGCCGAGGAGTCTCTCAGGCTCGGGCGCGGGCGGCGCCTGGCGGAATCGTGGCTGGCACCGATGGAAAGCATCCGGGGATGGGCGCTGGCCCGGCTGGGGCAGGTCCACCACGGCCTGGAACAGTCACGCCGGGCGTTCGGCGAGGCCGCGGCCGCCGGCGCCCTCGGCCTCGCCCCGCTGCTGCTCGCCGTTTTCGCCGAAACCTGCCTGGAGGCGGGCAAGGCGGGAGAGGGGCTCGAGGCGGTCGACCGCGCCCTGGAAATCGCGCGCCGGACCGGGACGCATCACCAGGACGCGGAACTGTACCGGATCAGGGGGGAGCTGCTGGCGCGGCGCATCGTCAGGGAGGGGGGGGACCGGGACCCGGCCGCCTGCTTCGAACGGGCGATCCGCACGGCCCATGACCAGGGCGCCCTCTCGATCCAGCTGCGGGCGGCGACGAGCCTCGCCGTTTATATGAGGGAACGGGACGGGGAGGCCGGGGCGCGCGCCCGGCTCGAACGTCTCTACGGAAGGTTCGATGAAGGCTTCGGCACCGGCGACCTCGTGAAGGCCCGGGCGCTATTGGGATCCTAG
- a CDS encoding metallophosphoesterase, with amino-acid sequence MNGTRKRFNMAGRLALAAMIVTLSFTTMVFAEGGGRYEVNPWSFGVMADTQWTVDEDPSGENPEYVSAALARTFQQQFINAGVKLVVQVGDLTDRAGDEGFVARAAAAQPLLDAGIGFFPLRGNHETYGYLYGRDPDWNVNVPGWRAAFPQTQGMGTVYGATNFSAPDIDDLAGLSYSFDYANQTGSARFVIVDVEATRFIESQILSDPSVDPIYGANDNAWYYLGWIVYQWKEEFGTTFEPGTWFRISSSGSASTNFYGFENYWPFADYIAKAKYDISGTEYWPGMQQEWIAERLDKSTRGTEHAFVFSHRGLMGANHADGFFGSSPASKAATQTPFYQSLMENGVRYMLSGHDHLHNRALVTDPTGQFQVQQIIHMAGSTKFYAAAALDGFSGAKPRETQISQELFNVGYYVYKIDGPRVTATYYGDRVNDYQDNEEYPDGDDSINGKLYLPPLDFIEKESYGYSTNGRQFLVAQGGSYAAVEDTFGKTRARILAGKNNSTSTDSTPESIDDNDTPDDPSDDVVLSAPRPLNKVVNTGWVPNPDPYTLKSDIFSLWGMSELGAGGMTDPYVLSMSVDFKRMNGLGYGGIGIATFVDGEWVTAVRENFGGTPKFVVGPYKPKYGLGTYGVDPATKTAWAVLNYNADFAVAMDVEPVPGKANGNTVKNGNGPKK; translated from the coding sequence ATGAACGGGACACGGAAAAGATTCAACATGGCCGGCCGGCTGGCCCTGGCCGCCATGATTGTGACGCTTTCCTTCACAACGATGGTCTTCGCCGAAGGGGGCGGGCGGTACGAGGTCAACCCCTGGTCCTTCGGCGTGATGGCGGACACCCAGTGGACCGTGGACGAAGACCCTTCGGGCGAGAACCCGGAGTACGTCAGCGCGGCCCTGGCGCGGACTTTCCAGCAGCAGTTCATCAACGCCGGAGTCAAATTGGTCGTCCAGGTGGGGGATCTGACCGACCGGGCCGGGGACGAGGGGTTTGTGGCCCGCGCCGCGGCGGCGCAGCCCCTGCTGGACGCCGGGATCGGGTTCTTCCCCCTGCGCGGCAACCACGAAACCTATGGCTATCTGTATGGCCGTGACCCCGACTGGAACGTCAACGTTCCGGGATGGAGGGCCGCCTTCCCCCAGACCCAGGGGATGGGGACCGTCTACGGCGCCACCAATTTCAGCGCCCCCGACATCGACGACCTGGCCGGGCTCAGCTACTCCTTCGATTACGCGAACCAGACCGGGAGCGCACGGTTCGTCATCGTCGATGTGGAAGCCACGAGATTCATTGAGAGTCAAATCCTGTCAGATCCATCGGTCGACCCGATATATGGCGCCAACGACAACGCCTGGTACTATCTGGGTTGGATCGTGTACCAGTGGAAAGAGGAGTTCGGGACCACATTCGAGCCCGGGACATGGTTCCGCATCAGCAGCTCGGGCAGCGCGTCGACCAATTTTTACGGATTTGAAAACTACTGGCCATTTGCCGACTATATCGCCAAAGCAAAATACGACATCTCCGGAACCGAATACTGGCCCGGGATGCAGCAGGAGTGGATCGCCGAGCGGCTCGACAAGAGCACGCGCGGGACGGAGCACGCCTTCGTATTTTCCCACCGCGGCCTGATGGGGGCCAACCACGCCGACGGCTTCTTCGGGAGTTCCCCGGCTTCGAAAGCCGCCACCCAGACGCCGTTCTACCAGAGCCTGATGGAAAACGGGGTGCGCTACATGCTTTCGGGCCATGACCACCTGCACAACCGCGCGCTGGTGACCGACCCCACCGGCCAGTTCCAGGTGCAGCAGATCATCCACATGGCCGGCAGCACCAAATTCTACGCCGCCGCCGCGCTGGACGGCTTCAGCGGGGCGAAACCCCGGGAAACCCAGATTTCCCAGGAGCTTTTCAACGTGGGGTACTATGTCTACAAGATCGACGGCCCGCGCGTGACGGCCACCTACTATGGCGACCGCGTCAACGACTACCAGGATAACGAAGAATATCCTGATGGAGATGATTCCATCAACGGCAAGCTCTACCTGCCGCCCCTGGATTTCATCGAGAAGGAAAGCTACGGATACAGCACCAACGGGCGGCAGTTCCTGGTCGCCCAGGGCGGCTCCTATGCCGCGGTCGAGGACACCTTCGGAAAGACCAGGGCGCGGATCCTCGCGGGCAAGAACAACAGCACCAGCACCGACTCCACTCCGGAATCGATCGACGACAACGACACCCCGGACGACCCGAGCGACGATGTCGTCCTGAGCGCGCCGCGGCCGCTCAACAAGGTGGTCAACACCGGCTGGGTGCCCAATCCCGATCCGTACACCCTCAAGAGCGACATCTTCTCCCTGTGGGGGATGTCGGAGCTGGGCGCCGGGGGGATGACCGACCCCTACGTCCTTTCGATGTCGGTCGATTTCAAGAGGATGAACGGGCTCGGATACGGCGGGATCGGTATCGCCACCTTCGTCGACGGGGAGTGGGTCACCGCGGTGAGGGAGAATTTCGGCGGAACCCCGAAGTTCGTGGTGGGACCCTACAAGCCGAAGTACGGCCTCGGGACCTACGGAGTGGACCCGGCCACGAAGACGGCCTGGGCCGTGCTCAACTACAACGCCGATTTCGCGGTGGCCATGGATGTCGAGCCCGTGCCCGGCAAGGCCAACGGAAACACGGTGAAGAACGGGAACGGCCCCAAGAAGTAA
- a CDS encoding GNAT family N-acetyltransferase: protein MADRRFLPISRVAPESLLPLLEEEAAAWLADLRWDYAPIRQILVSLARRRLLPGYAALDGAGRAVAYSYFLVTRSKGVIGALYASRSLPPEEPLDRLLALTVDGLKGSPAIRRVEAQIMPFHRRDPTEGFTRRAFRHWARQYLERALTAGDEHHAPAPGKIIPWDAARLEDTGGVTLAAYREQADAEICADYGTRAGCEAYVRSLVGNPGCGIFMPAASFMALDEAGAPCAYIVCSRISARAAMIPQIAVHPARQGNGLGRALMARTLARLYHTGFESVSLTVTERNARAFDWYRRLGFLPRRRFGAYVWER, encoded by the coding sequence ATGGCCGACCGGCGCTTCCTCCCCATAAGCCGCGTGGCCCCCGAGAGCCTCCTGCCGCTGCTCGAGGAGGAGGCGGCGGCCTGGCTCGCCGATCTCCGGTGGGACTACGCCCCGATCCGGCAGATCCTGGTTTCCCTCGCCCGGCGCAGGCTCCTGCCCGGCTACGCGGCGCTGGACGGCGCCGGCCGGGCGGTGGCCTACAGCTATTTCCTCGTCACCCGCTCGAAGGGCGTCATCGGCGCCCTGTACGCCTCCCGCTCCCTCCCGCCCGAGGAGCCGCTCGACCGCCTGCTCGCGCTCACCGTGGACGGCCTCAAGGGGTCCCCCGCCATCCGGCGCGTGGAGGCCCAGATCATGCCCTTCCACCGGCGGGACCCCACCGAGGGATTCACCCGCCGCGCTTTCCGCCACTGGGCGCGCCAGTACCTCGAGCGCGCGCTCACCGCGGGGGACGAACACCACGCGCCGGCGCCCGGGAAGATCATCCCCTGGGACGCCGCCCGCCTGGAGGACACCGGGGGGGTGACGCTCGCGGCCTACCGCGAACAGGCCGACGCGGAAATCTGCGCCGATTACGGCACCCGGGCGGGGTGCGAGGCGTACGTGCGGAGCCTGGTCGGCAACCCCGGCTGCGGCATCTTCATGCCCGCGGCCTCCTTCATGGCCCTGGACGAGGCGGGAGCCCCCTGCGCCTACATCGTCTGCAGCCGCATCTCCGCCCGCGCTGCGATGATCCCCCAGATCGCCGTCCACCCCGCGCGCCAGGGGAACGGACTCGGGCGCGCGCTGATGGCCCGCACCCTGGCCCGGCTGTACCACACCGGCTTCGAGTCGGTCAGCCTCACGGTCACCGAGCGCAACGCCCGCGCCTTCGACTGGTACCGCCGGCTCGGCTTTCTCCCCCGCAGGCGATTCGGCGCCTACGTCTGGGAGCGGTGA
- the flgM gene encoding flagellar biosynthesis anti-sigma factor FlgM, translated as MEIERTEPRAGPDARRMKRAGTTARSPDLARLEGLARSVPDIREDRVAELREQIRSGGYHVDSDTIAEKIIADHTPEESG; from the coding sequence ATGGAGATCGAGCGCACGGAACCCCGGGCCGGCCCGGACGCCCGGAGGATGAAGCGGGCGGGCACCACCGCCCGCAGCCCCGACCTGGCGAGGCTGGAAGGACTCGCCCGCTCGGTCCCCGACATCCGGGAAGACCGGGTCGCGGAACTGCGCGAGCAGATCCGGAGCGGCGGCTACCACGTCGACTCGGATACAATCGCGGAAAAGATCATCGCCGACCACACCCCGGAAGAATCCGGCTAG
- a CDS encoding FliA/WhiG family RNA polymerase sigma factor, with the protein MQNAAQQTKSFESIDQTGAERDALILEHLPQIKYIAQRISTKLPSHVELNDLVSAGILGLLDAIEKFDRSRGVKFKTYAELRIKGAILDSLRNLDWAPRSLRKKSKDLERVHRELEQRLGRPATEKEICDEMEITLDEFYELVDQIKGLNLGSFHELAGQDDDRNSDPLVKYVPDAPQMDPFFVCHKSEIQEILATTIDTLPKKERLVVSLYYFDELTMKEIGKVLGVNESRVSQLHTKAMLRLRTKLRRVNE; encoded by the coding sequence ATGCAGAACGCGGCACAGCAGACAAAGAGCTTCGAATCGATCGATCAGACCGGCGCCGAGCGCGACGCCCTGATCCTCGAACACCTCCCCCAGATCAAGTACATCGCCCAGCGGATATCGACCAAGCTCCCCTCCCACGTCGAACTGAACGACCTGGTGAGCGCCGGGATCCTCGGGCTGCTCGACGCCATCGAGAAATTCGACCGCAGCCGCGGGGTCAAGTTCAAGACCTACGCCGAACTGCGCATCAAGGGGGCGATCCTGGACAGCCTCCGGAACCTGGACTGGGCGCCGCGCTCACTGCGCAAGAAGAGCAAGGACCTCGAGCGGGTCCACCGCGAACTGGAGCAGCGGCTCGGCCGGCCGGCGACCGAAAAGGAAATCTGCGACGAGATGGAGATCACGCTCGATGAGTTCTACGAGCTGGTGGACCAGATCAAGGGGCTGAACCTCGGCAGCTTCCACGAACTCGCCGGGCAGGACGACGACAGGAACAGCGACCCCCTGGTCAAGTACGTGCCTGACGCCCCCCAGATGGACCCCTTCTTCGTCTGCCACAAATCGGAGATCCAGGAGATCCTCGCCACCACCATCGACACCCTGCCCAAGAAGGAACGGCTGGTGGTATCCCTCTACTATTTCGACGAACTGACCATGAAGGAGATCGGGAAGGTGCTGGGGGTGAACGAGTCGCGGGTGTCGCAGCTGCACACCAAGGCGATGCTGCGGCTGCGCACCAAGCTCCGCCGGGTCAACGAATAG